The DNA region TTTATCGGCTCGGTCGGTAAGCTCATTGAGTTAAATTTCGCGTACACGTTACTGTAGTTCAGCACGTTTCCTCGCCAAATCGGAATCGACGAACATTCGCAATCATGATTCACCAGAATTCCGTCCAATTCTGGACGGAAACTTCCTCTGTCGAACATCACCGATCCTTCTTCGAAAGTCGTCAGACTATTGTTTTTGAATATCAGGTCGTTCAGTCTTCCATTGTTGTTATTGCTGTTGTGGTACGACTGGGATTCCGGGTCTACTTTTATGTCCAGAAACGCGCCTACGTTCAGGTTGCCGAACGTGTTGTTCTTCATTATCACGGGGCCTGTCGTCGTCACGCTGAACGCCTGGCCCTCGATTATTCCGAAATCGCAATTCTGTATCGCAACGGTTCTCGGCCTCCGTATTATGAACGCCGAACTTCTAACCGTTCCCATTCGAACACCGTCCAGCATGAATTTACTCGTTACTTCGATATCGTTCATCGCTCTACTCGGTACAACCTCGCCGAACGTTCCGCCTATCACGTGAAGATAGCCGACGTCGAATTTCTTGAAAGCTTGCGCCTCCATCGTCTCTATGACGCAGTTATCAAGCGTCATTGTTTCCGTTCCTACGAGGTTCGAAAAGGCGAAAGCGTTCACCTGACCGATCCTCACGTTCTGAAGGTGGATTACCTCCACGTCACCCTTGAACGTGAAACTCGGCAGAAGGTCTACGCTGCTGTTTATTATCGATATCTTGGCCGGCGAATCGCGCGTTGCAAGCTCGAAACTCTGAGGGTACAACGTCAGGTTACCGATGTTCTCGAAGCTTATCGCTCGCAGACCTCCCATGGATGTTAGACTTGAATTCACCAGCCTGACCGACGGACAGTTCGATATCATTATTCGCGTCGTGTGTGGACTCAGTCTTCGATTGCCTTCCGTCGTTAGGACCAGCtcctgaaatttgaaaatcgaacgatTTCAGACATCTGCGTTTTATATGCCCCGcgctcttctttttttcaatttcttttgtcTTCAGATATTATATTAAACGTTAAAACACGTTGAAACGGGATAAAAAGCGCGCAaactcctttttctttttctttattcatattataagCTTATCGAAATCTACCCGCACGCGTGCGTTATCTCGAAAGGATCGACATCGCGATAAGAATGAATAGATTAACACTTAATAAGGCTCTAATCGCTGAGGCTAATCTCGCGTAACTATGCAGGATATTACACATAATAATCGTTCTTAAAACACCCGTGTTGTTGGAAAACTCGCCAGGCAATTACTGTCGATAATTTAATTGCATCAACGccgttttataataatttttaaaattcactaCACGAATATCCGTTACACAAACGGCAAAATAAGTAAGTATATATCGTCTGTACGTGAAAaactttcatctttttctatCATCAAGGAATTAGATtcattttcagattatttcagattcgtcgcttcattttcattaaaatgtCTCCGTGTCTTTAAAGCTGAATACATAAAATGCAATCGTGATACTTGGCAGTTcacat from Diprion similis isolate iyDipSimi1 chromosome 3, iyDipSimi1.1, whole genome shotgun sequence includes:
- the LOC124404344 gene encoding uncharacterized protein LOC124404344, whose product is MDPVKLLLMSATIIGLYLTNNGCRAILTNSINRCDAPPCRCDVFARLTCDCDNEPEELVLTTEGNRRLSPHTTRIMISNCPSVRLVNSSLTSMGGLRAISFENIGNLTLYPQSFELATRDSPAKISIINSSVDLLPSFTFKGDVEVIHLQNVRIGQVNAFAFSNLVGTETMTLDNCVIETMEAQAFKKFDVGYLHVIGGTFGEVVPSRAMNDIEVTSKFMLDGVRMGTVRSSAFIIRRPRTVAIQNCDFGIIEGQAFSVTTTGPVIMKNNTFGNLNVGAFLDIKVDPESQSYHNSNNNNGRLNDLIFKNNSLTTFEEGSVMFDRGSFRPELDGILVNHDCECSSIPIWRGNVLNYSNVYAKFNSMSLPTEPINVGPETFLCLDSDADFTPVTFTEYESRNCTISNSTLLFVLVLVGSLIVLLIGGFLIVWFCRRQRDNNQKRWISVPTNAPDVVSKKNGVIARDGRPVDSRITMVVPDGRVYRETEFHVIVEKAEPLTTEL